In one Brevibacillus composti genomic region, the following are encoded:
- a CDS encoding YheC/YheD family endospore coat-associated protein — translation MKKRIGILTYRGDKGFGNPFFLRGLVQEGKAMGVEIYVFSPQDIDLEHFRIRGFEPSGARWTCQWREWPDIVIDYYRYYPVEKHRHYLPIRKSSLFYFANNRFANKFRVHQLLEQEPGLRKWLPETVQFSRKSLEHMCKRHPILYVKPTNGTAGRSILRIERRGADRYLLFGRTRQQVVRQEVVSGLAALSRRVAIWVEKEKQGSELFFLQQGLDLNLLPERTVDARLLAQKDGEGEWRLTGMGIRIGPVNSSTSNLHGGGKAVRAGQFLVKRFGEERAEMIIHQCRELALDTVEVLERHFGPMMEFGFDLGIDTDGRVWLIEMNPKPGRDIFRKLEQFDRYLLSVRRPLEYAIYLLKKDQSERELLVTT, via the coding sequence GTGAAGAAACGAATCGGTATTTTGACGTACCGGGGAGACAAAGGGTTTGGGAATCCGTTTTTTCTGCGAGGCCTGGTCCAAGAGGGAAAGGCCATGGGGGTCGAGATTTACGTTTTTTCCCCTCAGGACATAGATTTGGAGCATTTCCGGATCAGAGGCTTTGAACCTTCTGGGGCTAGGTGGACGTGTCAGTGGCGAGAATGGCCCGACATCGTTATCGACTATTATCGCTATTATCCGGTTGAAAAGCACAGACATTATCTGCCGATTCGCAAAAGCAGCCTCTTTTACTTTGCCAATAACCGCTTCGCGAATAAATTTCGGGTTCATCAGCTGCTGGAGCAAGAACCGGGGCTGAGGAAGTGGCTGCCGGAGACGGTGCAGTTCAGCCGGAAAAGCTTGGAGCACATGTGCAAACGGCATCCCATCTTGTACGTCAAGCCAACCAACGGCACGGCAGGAAGGAGCATCCTGCGCATCGAGCGGCGCGGCGCGGACCGCTACCTCCTCTTCGGCCGGACACGGCAGCAGGTCGTCAGGCAGGAGGTGGTCAGCGGCTTGGCGGCGCTGAGCAGGCGGGTTGCCATCTGGGTCGAGAAGGAGAAACAGGGAAGCGAACTCTTTTTCTTGCAGCAGGGCCTCGATCTGAATCTGCTCCCGGAGCGGACGGTGGATGCTCGTCTGCTCGCCCAGAAGGACGGCGAAGGCGAATGGCGCCTGACAGGTATGGGGATCCGCATCGGCCCCGTAAACTCCTCGACCTCCAATCTGCATGGGGGCGGAAAGGCCGTCCGGGCCGGGCAGTTCCTGGTCAAGCGTTTTGGCGAGGAGCGGGCAGAAATGATTATTCACCAGTGCAGGGAGCTCGCGCTGGATACGGTGGAAGTATTGGAGAGACATTTTGGCCCGATGATGGAATTCGGTTTCGATCTCGGGATCGACACAGACGGCCGCGTCTGGCTGATCGAAATGAACCCCAAGCCGGGACGCGACATTTTCCGCAAGCTGGAACAGTTTGACCGCTACCTGCTCTCTGTGCGAAGACCCTTGGAATACGCCATTTACCTGCTCAAGAAAGATCAGTCGGAAAGGGAGTTGCTCGTAACCACATAA